The following are encoded together in the Pleurocapsa sp. FMAR1 genome:
- a CDS encoding alpha-ketoacid dehydrogenase subunit beta, translating to MAETLMFNALKEATDEEMARDKTVFVLGEDVGHYGGSYKVTKDLYKKYGDLRLLDTPIAENSFCGMAIGAAMTGLRPIIEGMNMGFLLLAFNQIANNAGMLRYTSGGNFKIPMVIRGPGGVGRQLGAEHSQRLEAYFHAVPGLKIVACSTAYNAKGLLKAAIRDDNPVLFFEHVLLYNLKDDLPDDEYILPLDKAEMVRKGKDVTILTYSRMRHHCTQALKEIEKQGYDPEIIDLISLKPFDMETISKSVRKTHKVIIVEECMKTGGIGAELVALISEQLFDELDAPILRLSSQDIPTPYNGKLESLTIVQPAQIAEAVQKMMEDRI from the coding sequence ATGGCTGAAACTTTAATGTTTAACGCTTTGAAAGAGGCGACAGACGAAGAAATGGCGAGAGATAAGACTGTCTTCGTCTTAGGTGAAGATGTTGGACATTACGGTGGTTCATATAAAGTCACCAAAGATCTATACAAAAAGTACGGCGATCTTCGTTTACTAGATACTCCTATTGCTGAAAATAGCTTTTGTGGAATGGCTATCGGTGCTGCCATGACTGGCTTACGCCCCATAATTGAAGGGATGAACATGGGCTTTTTGCTTTTGGCATTTAACCAGATTGCCAATAATGCAGGAATGCTCAGATACACTTCTGGCGGTAACTTCAAAATTCCGATGGTAATTCGGGGGCCTGGTGGTGTAGGCAGACAGTTAGGTGCAGAACACTCCCAAAGACTAGAAGCTTATTTCCATGCTGTCCCTGGCTTGAAAATTGTTGCTTGCTCTACAGCATATAATGCTAAAGGTTTGCTAAAAGCAGCTATCCGAGACGACAACCCTGTACTATTTTTTGAACACGTCTTACTCTACAACTTGAAAGACGATCTGCCTGATGATGAGTATATTTTACCGTTAGATAAAGCAGAAATGGTACGTAAAGGAAAGGATGTAACTATTCTTACCTATTCGAGAATGCGTCACCACTGTACTCAAGCACTCAAAGAGATTGAAAAACAGGGTTATGACCCCGAAATTATCGATCTAATTTCTCTCAAGCCTTTTGACATGGAAACTATCAGCAAGTCTGTACGTAAAACTCATAAAGTAATCATTGTCGAAGAATGTATGAAAACTGGTGGTATTGGTGCTGAGTTAGTAGCACTAATCAGCGAGCAGCTATTTGATGAATTAGATGCACCCATATTGCGTTTATCTTCTCAGGACATTCCTACTCCTTATAATGGCAAATTGGAAAGTTTAACTATAGTGCAACCCGCGCAAATTGCCGAAGCGGTGCAAAAAATGATGGAAGATCGGATTTAA